The Candidatus Koribacter versatilis Ellin345 genome has a segment encoding these proteins:
- a CDS encoding TonB-dependent receptor has product MRVRLLFFFFLILSLASAMAQTTTGSLRGRVTDPSGAVVQNATVTASTADGKQSSAKTNAQGAYEVHGLAPGSYTVTITAKGFADDTESAVNVTAGLPQQLDVAMQIEVEKQQVQVQEDTNAVDTSSTNNASALVLKGKDLEALSDDPDELQSELEALAGPAAGPNGGQMYIDGFTGGQLPPKASIREIRINQNPFSAEYDKLGYGRIEIFTKPGLDKFHGQVMVMGNDDAFNATNPYATQNGTPIPPYHSEQYSFNIGGPVISKKASFSFNFERRNITDQSIVFAQTLDPTTYDPLNVNAAVNTPRTRTNISPRFDYQVSQNNTLTLRYQYWLEEDTNSGIGGYSLPTVAYNLRSPEHTFQISDTQVLNSHVINETRFQYVRDLTEQTPLNTIPLINVQGAFTDGGNSSGYYNDHQDRYEFQNYTSWVHGKHMFKFGGRLRATREASSVNSNFNGTYTFSSLQSYAITQYGIDHAGPNGPDWAAIQAMCTPPPGSSITPQPDQCGGASQYSQTFGTPAVVSTYFDTGLYFQDEYKLKPNFTLSYGLRWETQNAIHDHSDWAPRLGIAWGFGKSGKTVLRAGYGMFYDRVGIGSILNTDRLNGVLQQQYIVQSPQFFDSTAPICDAQGNCSVPGGTTAHGTTYEFASHLRAPYTMQAAASLERQLWKNATGALTYINTRGVHQMVQINANAPYFDDYNPALGNIYQYFSQGIFKQNQLMANINWRAGSRYTIFGNYTYSQAHGDVNSGGFVTDSADISADYGRSSFDVRHRMMFGGSMGLPWLFRFSPFVIWNSGGPYNVVLGQDFNLDSIYNDRPAFAGAVNSGNLKMTPFGLLDLTPLPSETLVPINYGQAPEQFTFNMRFGKTFGVGPKLEKKAANDANAGGGQGGPPGGHMHGPGGNPFGAGGGGRGGGGDVSDRRYNLTFNVLVRNLFNNVNRAAPVGNVNSPFFGQSTALAGGPFGSGAYNRRIDFQVQFAF; this is encoded by the coding sequence ATGCGAGTAAGACTGCTGTTTTTTTTCTTTTTGATTTTGTCGCTGGCTTCAGCGATGGCGCAGACCACAACAGGTTCACTGCGCGGAAGAGTTACGGACCCATCGGGTGCGGTGGTGCAGAACGCGACAGTTACGGCGTCCACGGCTGATGGCAAACAATCCTCTGCAAAGACGAATGCGCAGGGCGCCTACGAAGTGCATGGACTCGCCCCCGGATCGTACACCGTAACTATCACCGCAAAGGGTTTCGCCGACGACACCGAGTCTGCCGTGAACGTCACGGCCGGCTTGCCGCAGCAACTCGATGTTGCGATGCAGATCGAGGTCGAGAAGCAACAGGTGCAGGTCCAGGAAGACACCAACGCCGTTGACACGTCCTCGACGAACAACGCTTCCGCGCTCGTTCTCAAGGGGAAAGATCTCGAGGCACTCTCCGACGATCCGGACGAACTCCAGAGTGAGCTGGAAGCTCTCGCCGGGCCCGCAGCCGGACCGAACGGCGGGCAGATGTACATTGACGGTTTCACTGGCGGCCAGTTGCCTCCCAAGGCTTCCATCCGCGAAATCCGCATCAACCAGAACCCGTTCTCGGCGGAGTACGACAAGCTCGGTTACGGTCGCATTGAGATCTTCACCAAGCCCGGCCTCGACAAGTTCCACGGCCAAGTCATGGTGATGGGCAATGACGACGCCTTTAACGCGACGAACCCATACGCAACGCAGAATGGCACGCCGATCCCGCCTTACCACAGCGAGCAGTACTCGTTTAATATCGGCGGCCCAGTCATTTCGAAGAAGGCATCGTTCTCGTTTAACTTCGAGCGGCGCAACATCACCGACCAGTCAATCGTATTTGCGCAGACGCTCGATCCCACGACCTACGATCCCCTGAACGTGAACGCAGCGGTCAATACGCCCCGCACCCGCACCAATATCAGCCCGCGCTTCGACTACCAGGTTTCTCAGAACAACACCCTTACTCTGCGCTACCAGTACTGGCTCGAAGAGGACACAAACAGCGGCATCGGCGGGTATTCATTGCCGACGGTTGCCTACAATTTGCGCAGCCCCGAGCACACCTTCCAGATCAGCGATACGCAGGTGTTGAACTCGCACGTCATCAACGAGACGCGGTTCCAATACGTGCGCGATCTCACTGAACAAACACCGCTCAACACCATTCCCCTGATCAATGTGCAGGGTGCATTCACTGATGGCGGCAATTCCAGCGGCTATTACAACGATCACCAGGACCGCTACGAGTTTCAGAACTACACCTCGTGGGTCCACGGCAAGCACATGTTCAAGTTCGGAGGACGCCTTCGCGCTACGCGTGAAGCCAGTTCGGTGAATTCGAACTTCAACGGGACGTACACGTTCTCGTCGCTGCAGTCATACGCGATCACGCAATATGGAATCGATCATGCCGGGCCCAACGGGCCTGACTGGGCGGCGATCCAGGCAATGTGCACACCGCCTCCGGGAAGCTCGATCACGCCGCAGCCCGATCAGTGCGGCGGCGCCAGCCAGTACTCGCAGACGTTCGGCACACCCGCCGTGGTTTCGACTTACTTTGATACGGGCCTGTACTTCCAGGATGAATACAAGCTGAAGCCGAACTTTACGCTGAGCTACGGCCTGCGCTGGGAGACCCAGAACGCGATCCACGATCACAGCGATTGGGCGCCGCGCCTCGGAATTGCCTGGGGTTTTGGAAAGAGCGGTAAGACCGTGCTGCGCGCCGGCTATGGCATGTTCTACGACCGCGTCGGGATTGGCTCGATTCTCAATACCGATCGCCTGAATGGCGTGCTGCAACAGCAGTACATTGTGCAGAGCCCGCAGTTCTTCGATTCCACGGCGCCGATCTGCGATGCGCAAGGCAATTGCAGTGTTCCAGGCGGGACTACGGCGCATGGCACGACCTACGAATTCGCTTCGCATTTGCGTGCGCCCTACACCATGCAGGCGGCGGCGAGCCTTGAGCGGCAACTTTGGAAGAATGCCACCGGTGCGCTGACTTACATCAACACCCGCGGCGTGCACCAGATGGTGCAGATCAACGCCAACGCGCCGTACTTCGACGACTACAACCCAGCCCTCGGAAATATCTATCAATATTTCAGTCAGGGCATCTTCAAACAGAACCAACTGATGGCGAACATCAATTGGCGCGCTGGCAGCCGGTACACAATCTTCGGAAACTACACTTACAGCCAAGCTCACGGCGACGTGAACAGCGGTGGCTTTGTTACCGATTCGGCGGACATCTCCGCGGACTATGGACGCTCCTCCTTCGATGTCCGGCACCGGATGATGTTCGGCGGAAGTATGGGCTTGCCGTGGCTCTTCCGCTTCAGTCCTTTCGTGATATGGAATTCCGGCGGACCTTACAACGTGGTGCTAGGCCAGGATTTCAACCTCGATTCGATCTACAACGATCGGCCGGCATTCGCGGGCGCCGTCAACAGCGGCAACTTGAAGATGACGCCATTTGGCTTGCTCGACCTCACGCCGTTACCAAGCGAAACGCTGGTGCCCATCAACTACGGGCAGGCCCCGGAGCAGTTCACCTTCAACATGCGCTTTGGCAAGACCTTCGGAGTCGGGCCGAAGCTTGAGAAGAAAGCTGCGAACGACGCCAATGCCGGCGGAGGGCAAGGTGGTCCCCCTGGCGGCCACATGCATGGACCGGGCGGCAATCCGTTCGGTGCTGGTGGCGGCGGCCGCGGTGGCGGCGGCGATGTCTCCGACCGGCGTTACAACCTGACCTTCAATGTGCTGGTACGGAACCTGTTCAACAATGTGAATCGCGCAGCTCCGGTTGGCAATGTGAACTCGCCGTTCTTCGGACAATCCACCGCGCTCGCCGGCGGACCATTCGGCAGCGGCGCGTATAACCGGCGTATCGATTTCCAGGTGCAGTTCGCGTTCTAA
- a CDS encoding DUF5666 domain-containing protein, whose amino-acid sequence MKNWFLVFLISVGFAVAQDAATANTKAVGTVQSISGSTFTLKNDAGVETSITVSDATKVLRSEPGQKSLKEATPVQFSEAQVGDRALASGKASADGKSIAASTVVLMKKGDIANKQEQERQDWQRRSVGGLVSAVDANAGTITLSMMAAGGQKKDVVVHTTPTTVVRRYSPDSVKFDDATKSTLAEVKKGDQLRARGNKNADGTDIAAEEIVSGSFRSVAGTVQSVDKEKNRVTVTDLATKKPVTVTIASDSQMRKLPEMMAQRIAARLKGTPTAGAAAGAPGAAATTGAPGAAGQGARQPGAGGEQSAQGGQGNWAGGQGGGARGGGGDMLQQVLNRAPVVQLTDLQKGDAVMIVATEGSANSAPTVITLLSGVDPILSASPKGGDTSTILSPWNLGGSGGGGDLAQ is encoded by the coding sequence ATGAAAAATTGGTTCCTCGTATTTCTCATTTCCGTCGGATTTGCGGTGGCGCAGGATGCTGCCACCGCCAACACCAAAGCCGTGGGAACGGTGCAGTCCATCTCCGGAAGCACATTCACGCTGAAGAATGATGCGGGTGTCGAGACCAGCATCACGGTTTCCGACGCAACCAAGGTCCTGCGCAGCGAGCCCGGGCAAAAGAGCCTGAAGGAAGCCACGCCAGTGCAGTTCTCAGAGGCGCAGGTGGGCGATCGCGCGTTGGCGTCAGGTAAGGCTTCGGCGGACGGGAAGTCGATTGCGGCTTCGACCGTGGTGCTGATGAAGAAGGGCGACATCGCCAACAAGCAGGAGCAGGAGCGACAGGATTGGCAGCGCCGCAGTGTTGGCGGACTCGTCAGTGCAGTCGACGCAAACGCGGGCACAATCACGCTCTCGATGATGGCAGCGGGAGGCCAGAAGAAAGACGTCGTCGTACACACGACGCCGACCACGGTCGTCCGCCGCTACTCGCCGGATTCGGTCAAGTTTGACGATGCGACAAAGAGCACGCTGGCGGAAGTGAAGAAGGGCGACCAACTTCGCGCGCGCGGCAATAAGAACGCAGATGGAACCGACATCGCCGCCGAGGAAATCGTCTCGGGAAGCTTCCGCAGTGTTGCCGGCACCGTGCAATCGGTGGACAAAGAGAAGAACCGGGTTACCGTCACGGACCTGGCAACGAAGAAACCAGTCACGGTAACCATTGCCTCAGATTCGCAAATGCGCAAGCTGCCGGAGATGATGGCGCAACGTATCGCCGCACGACTGAAAGGAACTCCGACTGCGGGAGCAGCGGCGGGCGCGCCCGGGGCCGCAGCAACTACTGGAGCACCAGGCGCGGCCGGACAAGGCGCAAGACAGCCTGGCGCTGGTGGTGAGCAGTCGGCTCAAGGTGGCCAAGGAAACTGGGCCGGCGGCCAGGGTGGTGGAGCTCGCGGCGGTGGTGGCGACATGCTGCAACAGGTACTGAATCGAGCTCCGGTCGTCCAATTAACAGATCTTCAAAAGGGCGATGCCGTGATGATCGTGGCGACGGAAGGTTCGGCGAATTCCGCGCCCACGGTGATCACTCTGCTGTCGGGTGTGGATCCGATCCTGTCGGCTTCGCCGAAGGGCGGCGATACTTCCACGATCCTGTCGCCGTGGAACCTGGGCGGCAGTGGTGGTGGCGGAGATTTGGCGCAGTAA
- a CDS encoding tetratricopeptide repeat protein produces MSEARQLAEDHYYAALDLYADGNAEGAIAKYREAVEADATFVDALHGLARVYQDLSRFDEAIATAKRIAEVDPDDVLAHTSLSILYQKKGMIPEAEEESNRARILGWKQQLKQGKQ; encoded by the coding sequence ATGAGTGAGGCGCGACAACTCGCCGAAGACCACTACTACGCAGCCCTCGATCTCTATGCCGATGGCAACGCCGAAGGTGCGATCGCGAAGTACCGGGAAGCGGTCGAGGCGGATGCGACTTTCGTTGATGCCCTGCACGGGTTGGCGCGTGTCTACCAGGACCTTTCGCGCTTTGATGAAGCAATCGCCACAGCCAAGCGGATTGCGGAAGTCGATCCCGACGACGTGCTGGCGCACACCTCTCTGTCGATTCTCTACCAGAAAAAAGGCATGATCCCGGAAGCGGAAGAAGAATCGAACCGCGCGCGCATTCTCGGCTGGAAGCAGCAATTGAAGCAGGGCAAGCAATAG
- a CDS encoding SAM hydrolase/SAM-dependent halogenase family protein: protein MARFITLTTDFGVSDYYVGAMKGVIYNINPSATVVDISHSVQSYDLLDGALTIAQAYSYWPKDTIHVVVVDPGVGTSRRPILVSAGTHFFVAPDNGVLSLVYDREERITARHITSSHYFVQPVSQTFHGRDVFAPVAAWMSKGVEPIKFGEAVDDYLRFAAPRAKAGEGNEVRGIVLKVDKFGSLITNLMPADVGGIFGGEFQIKVGNATVTKLLSNYAEGAKGEAFAIIGSGGFIEISVNRGSAAQAAQANKGSEVVVKFG, encoded by the coding sequence GTGGCCCGCTTCATTACCCTGACAACAGACTTCGGCGTCAGCGACTACTACGTTGGCGCGATGAAGGGCGTCATTTACAACATCAATCCGTCGGCCACCGTGGTGGACATTTCGCACTCGGTGCAGTCGTACGACTTGCTGGATGGCGCGCTGACGATCGCGCAGGCGTATTCCTATTGGCCAAAGGACACGATCCACGTCGTGGTTGTGGATCCGGGCGTGGGAACCAGCCGGCGGCCGATCCTGGTGAGCGCGGGGACACATTTCTTCGTGGCGCCGGACAACGGCGTGCTTTCGCTCGTCTATGACCGCGAAGAACGCATCACGGCGCGACATATCACCTCGTCGCACTACTTCGTGCAGCCTGTGAGCCAAACCTTCCATGGCCGCGACGTGTTCGCACCGGTAGCGGCGTGGATGAGCAAAGGCGTGGAGCCGATTAAATTCGGCGAGGCCGTCGACGATTATCTCCGCTTCGCGGCGCCCCGTGCCAAGGCCGGCGAAGGCAACGAGGTTCGCGGGATCGTGCTTAAGGTGGACAAGTTCGGCAGCCTCATCACCAATCTCATGCCCGCTGACGTCGGCGGGATTTTTGGCGGCGAGTTCCAGATCAAGGTGGGCAACGCGACGGTCACGAAGCTGCTTTCGAATTACGCGGAAGGCGCCAAGGGCGAGGCGTTCGCGATCATCGGCAGCGGCGGGTTTATAGAAATTTCCGTCAATCGTGGATCGGCAGCCCAAGCAGCGCAAGCGAATAAGGGAAGCGAAGTTGTGGTGAAGTTCGGCTAG
- a CDS encoding DUF4097 family beta strand repeat-containing protein, with amino-acid sequence MKRAALSFLVVLSFLCVTQIAFAADGQFTKDLTVSGTVDLDVSTGSGDIHVHPGSGNTVHIVGHIHASGWASNSEEKIKRIEQNPPISQMGSLVKIGRIDDPELRRNISISYEITAPANTRVKANTGSGNIDVQGTGGSLEADTGSGDVNLRDIGAEVHSHTGSGHIRAENVGAPFVASTGSGDMDIRLNAPGDVDVHTGSGGIRVEGAKGSLRAKTGSGDVRANGSPTSNWFVQTGSGGVTLQLADASNFDLEASTGSGDLKLSKPVTVQGKLSKHEIHGKVGNGGPKVEVHTGSGDIEID; translated from the coding sequence ATGAAACGTGCCGCGCTGTCATTCCTGGTAGTTCTCTCCTTTCTCTGCGTCACCCAAATTGCATTCGCGGCTGACGGGCAGTTCACAAAAGACTTAACCGTGAGCGGAACCGTGGACCTCGACGTCTCCACCGGGTCGGGCGACATTCACGTGCATCCCGGCTCGGGCAATACCGTGCACATCGTGGGACATATCCACGCCTCGGGTTGGGCTTCGAATAGCGAAGAAAAGATCAAGCGCATTGAGCAGAACCCTCCGATCTCGCAAATGGGATCGCTGGTCAAGATCGGCCGTATTGACGATCCGGAACTTCGGCGGAACATTTCGATCAGCTACGAGATCACCGCGCCGGCGAATACGCGCGTGAAGGCGAATACCGGTTCGGGCAACATTGATGTGCAGGGGACTGGCGGGTCGTTGGAAGCCGACACCGGATCGGGCGACGTGAACCTGCGCGACATCGGTGCGGAAGTCCACTCGCACACCGGCAGCGGGCACATTCGAGCTGAAAATGTTGGCGCGCCGTTCGTAGCGTCAACCGGCAGCGGCGACATGGATATTCGGTTGAACGCACCAGGCGATGTGGATGTTCACACTGGTTCGGGCGGGATTCGCGTTGAGGGTGCGAAGGGATCGTTGAGGGCGAAGACCGGTAGTGGCGATGTCCGCGCTAATGGCAGCCCTACCAGCAACTGGTTCGTGCAAACGGGCTCTGGCGGCGTCACGCTACAACTCGCCGATGCCTCGAACTTCGACCTCGAAGCCTCGACGGGCTCGGGCGATCTGAAGCTCAGCAAGCCAGTCACGGTTCAGGGCAAGCTCTCAAAGCACGAGATCCACGGCAAAGTTGGCAACGGCGGTCCGAAGGTGGAAGTGCACACCGGGTCAGGCGATATCGAGATCGACTAA
- a CDS encoding efflux RND transporter periplasmic adaptor subunit, whose product MANGKNKKKKWIIGGVIVFVLVLVVVGVGMATSGGAKIDPTKIAAVEKGDLAKSVVATGKVEPITKVEIKSKASGIVKKLYVEYGDKVKAGQLLAELDKDEIIAQVRSQKAQLESAESNMHAAEADYERSKVDAAGVDIPTLQRAYERAKSMAKDGVVSQSALDDSQRAYEMATNKQNVARAQVTVNKAKEAQAQADVQKAQATLAQLNEQLSYTTIVAPIDGIVLSRDVEVGDAVSSILVLGSSATLVMTLGDTSEVYVKGKVDESDIAKVYIGEAARIKVESFKDKTFQGKVTKISPMGVEKDNVTTFEVRVSINNPGGELKAAMTANAEIILEEHKNVLMIPEGAIIYDREKKASVETPDPKAKDGKKKVAVQIGISNGAKTEVLSGLKEKDQVVLQ is encoded by the coding sequence ATGGCAAACGGCAAGAATAAGAAGAAGAAATGGATCATCGGCGGAGTCATCGTATTCGTGCTGGTGCTCGTAGTGGTTGGCGTTGGTATGGCGACCAGCGGTGGAGCAAAGATTGACCCGACCAAGATCGCTGCCGTGGAGAAGGGCGACCTGGCCAAGAGCGTGGTCGCGACCGGCAAGGTCGAGCCGATCACCAAGGTCGAAATCAAGTCGAAGGCCAGCGGCATTGTGAAGAAGTTGTACGTGGAGTACGGCGACAAAGTGAAGGCCGGCCAGTTGCTCGCGGAACTCGATAAAGACGAAATCATCGCGCAGGTTCGTTCGCAGAAGGCGCAGTTGGAGTCTGCGGAGTCGAACATGCACGCGGCCGAAGCTGATTATGAGCGTTCGAAGGTAGATGCAGCGGGCGTAGATATTCCGACCTTGCAGCGCGCCTACGAGCGGGCCAAGAGCATGGCCAAAGACGGCGTGGTTTCGCAGTCGGCACTGGACGACTCGCAGCGTGCCTACGAGATGGCAACGAACAAGCAGAACGTTGCCCGCGCCCAGGTAACCGTCAACAAGGCGAAGGAAGCGCAGGCGCAAGCCGACGTGCAGAAGGCGCAGGCGACCCTGGCGCAGTTGAACGAGCAGCTGAGCTATACCACGATCGTCGCTCCAATTGACGGCATCGTGCTCTCGCGTGACGTGGAAGTAGGCGACGCCGTCAGCTCGATCCTGGTGTTGGGATCTTCCGCAACTCTGGTGATGACGCTTGGCGACACGAGCGAAGTCTATGTGAAGGGCAAAGTGGACGAGAGCGACATCGCGAAGGTGTACATCGGCGAGGCGGCCCGCATCAAGGTTGAGAGCTTTAAGGACAAGACCTTCCAGGGCAAGGTGACGAAGATCTCGCCGATGGGCGTGGAAAAAGACAACGTCACCACGTTCGAAGTGCGCGTGTCGATCAACAACCCTGGCGGCGAACTGAAGGCTGCAATGACCGCCAACGCCGAAATCATCCTCGAAGAGCACAAGAATGTGCTGATGATTCCGGAGGGCGCGATCATCTACGACCGCGAGAAGAAGGCGTCGGTTGAAACGCCGGACCCGAAGGCGAAGGACGGCAAGAAGAAGGTCGCGGTACAGATTGGCATCTCGAACGGAGCCAAGACCGAAGTGCTTTCCGGGCTCAAAGAAAAAGATCAAGTCGTGCTGCAGTAG
- a CDS encoding hemolysin family protein, with protein MVTYTLLRLIAVAFLVALNAFFVAAEFALVSVRDTRLQQLIDAGKIGARTVERLHNRLDEVLAAVQLGVTIASLALGWIGELAIAVILEPHFVHLPHGLYYAHGLAATISFTIITFFHVTLGEVVPKTLALQRAEQVALAVATPMEVFIAVARPLLAVMRMAARFVLRLFGTKEMREGGVHSPEELKLMVTASRKFGLVPRLQEEMINRAIDLENISVREIMVPRPDIFSLPGHMTLDEAVQRVVDEQHSRIPIYDAERGPEHIIGVLYAKDLMRWMRYRIARLQQNRPARIASNLKVQHIMREVLVVPETKPLTDLLEEFKERKRHLAVVVDEFGSTAGVVTVEDVLEELVGEIEDEHDVPEESALTPGGTTLVLDGGINIRDLESQYQVRLPRDEGFETLAGFVMTRLQRIPREGDSFAFHNYRFTVLEMEGRRIDSVKLELIQQAEELEQPT; from the coding sequence ATGGTCACCTACACGCTGCTGCGACTCATCGCAGTGGCTTTCCTGGTAGCGCTCAACGCCTTCTTCGTAGCGGCGGAGTTCGCCCTCGTCAGCGTGCGCGATACCAGGCTCCAGCAACTCATCGACGCGGGCAAGATTGGCGCCCGCACCGTCGAGCGCCTGCACAATCGCCTCGACGAAGTTCTTGCCGCGGTTCAACTCGGCGTCACCATCGCCAGTTTGGCGCTCGGCTGGATTGGCGAACTGGCGATTGCGGTCATACTTGAACCGCATTTCGTCCACCTGCCGCATGGGCTTTACTACGCACACGGGCTAGCGGCGACGATCTCGTTCACGATCATTACCTTCTTCCACGTTACGCTCGGCGAAGTCGTGCCCAAGACATTGGCGCTGCAGCGCGCTGAACAAGTGGCGCTCGCGGTCGCGACGCCGATGGAAGTTTTCATCGCTGTCGCGCGGCCGCTGCTGGCGGTGATGCGCATGGCAGCACGTTTCGTTCTGCGTTTGTTCGGCACCAAGGAAATGCGCGAAGGCGGCGTGCACTCACCCGAGGAACTCAAGCTGATGGTGACGGCGAGCCGCAAGTTCGGCCTTGTGCCGAGACTCCAGGAAGAAATGATCAACCGCGCCATCGATTTGGAAAATATCTCGGTGCGCGAGATCATGGTGCCACGACCGGACATCTTCTCGCTCCCCGGCCACATGACGCTCGACGAAGCCGTGCAGCGCGTTGTGGACGAACAACACTCGCGCATTCCGATCTACGACGCCGAGCGCGGCCCCGAGCACATTATCGGTGTGCTCTACGCCAAAGATCTCATGCGCTGGATGCGCTATCGCATCGCGCGTCTCCAACAGAACCGCCCAGCGCGTATCGCGTCGAATCTCAAGGTCCAGCACATCATGCGCGAGGTGCTCGTCGTTCCTGAGACCAAGCCGCTCACCGACCTCCTCGAAGAATTCAAAGAACGCAAGCGGCACCTTGCCGTCGTCGTCGATGAGTTCGGTTCGACCGCCGGCGTGGTTACGGTTGAAGATGTGCTCGAAGAACTGGTCGGCGAAATCGAAGACGAGCACGACGTTCCCGAAGAATCGGCGCTCACTCCCGGGGGCACCACCTTGGTTCTCGACGGCGGTATCAACATCCGCGATCTCGAGTCGCAATACCAGGTGCGTTTGCCGCGCGACGAAGGCTTCGAGACCCTTGCCGGCTTCGTCATGACCCGGCTGCAACGCATTCCGCGCGAAGGCGACAGCTTCGCCTTCCACAACTATCGTTTCACCGTGCTCGAGATGGAAGGCCGCCGCATTGATAGCGTCAAACTCGAACTGATCCAGCAAGCCGAAGAACTGGAGCAGCCGACCTAA